The window CTTAGAAGGAAGAAAGCATTGTATACATAAATTAGTAGCGACGGCATTTATTGAAAATCCAAACAAGTATAATTGTATCAACCATAAAGATGGAAACAAATTAAATAATACTATTGAAAATTTAGAATGGTGTGATCATAAAATTAATAATAATCATGCATTTAATAAAAGACTTATAAAAAGTAGTGTAAGAATAAAAGCAAGTTTTTACTTAGATGGCACTATCATGATTTTTAGAAGTAAAACTAAAGCGAGGGAATATCTTAAAATGTCGGAAAAAGAATTAAATGAGGGGTTAAAAAAAGGCGAAAAAAGTGGGATAAAATTAGAATTATTGGAATAAAAGAGGTATTTAAATGACACAAAAAGAAAAAGAAAAAATAGACAGTCTCTTTGGAGATAAAGAAAAGATTGAACGGAATCTAAGCAGGAAGAAAAACACTAACATGACTTCTCCAACTCAAATAATAATAAGAGTTGGAGAAAAGCATGAAAATTGCTACATTGGAAATGATTTCGTGTTTCAAGATACAGAATCAATGGATTTAATCTTTGATTTACTTAATGCTCTTTTACTCAAGGAAGAAAAAGAACTGGAAGAAATCAAAGAAGAAATAGGAAAAATAAAAATTGAATTTGGAGGATAATAGTAATGGAAAAAGAAACAGTACTTGAAATAGAGTTCCAGCCCGTTTTTGACAAATGGGCATGGAGAGTTATAAAAAACAAATTAGAGCCTGGATTTGAATTTGAATATTTAAAAAATAGTAATGCAAATATAATAAGAGTATGTTTTGAATTTTATGTAGATGAGAATTATTTGTTAAGTGCTTTTGAAAAAGAAAAATTAGAAAAATTAATAAAAGGTATCAATGAAAAATATGGAATTAAAAAGAGATGGCGGGCAGAATATGGAAAGATTTATTATTACATGAATGAATTTTTTCAAACAACTTGGATCAGAGATAATCATAACTGTTACAGCAACAAAAAATATGAAATTGGAAATCACTTTAAAACAGAAGCAGAAGCATTGGAATATGCTGAATACATGAAAAAATGTAGCCTTGAATGGCACGAAAAGAGGGAAAATAATGAGTAAATTTTTTGATTATATAAAAAGCAAAGAAAATGAAATAGGAAAAGGGTTTTTCTGCAACATAGAAATAGCAAAAACAGTAAAAGAAGATAAAGTAATAATATATTACAGAAGTTTTTCTTTTAATAAAGAAGAAAATCAGAAAAAAGAAGAAGGATTAAGATATTTAATTGTAAATAATGTTAGAAGTATAGATGTATTTGTTGGTTATGGCGACTTATACATCTCTACTAAACTGGCAGAAAGCTATGTAAAAGAGGGAAAAAGGTTAAAAAAATTATTTGCAATTAAAGAATTAAGAGAATTTGAAAAGAGGAATGAAAATGAGTAGAGAAATAAAGTTTAGAGCTTGGCTCAAAGAAGAAAATAAAATGGTAAATGTTGAAACAATGGATTTTACAGATAAATCAATGCAATATCTTGAAAAAAATGAAATTATTGATGCATATCTTTTAAGAAGAATGATTTTTGAAGATGTAGAATTAATGCAGTATACAGGTCAAAAAGATGAATATAAAAAAGAGATATACGAAGGAGATGTCATTATAGATTGTTCAGAAGATGGAGATTATTACCTAAAACTTATTGGGTTTGGGTATGATGAAAAAGAGTATAGCTCAATAATAAAAGGTTTTAAAGTTGTAAAAGGAATACAATTAGATTTATATTTTG of the Leptotrichia sp. oral taxon 215 str. W9775 genome contains:
- a CDS encoding NUMOD4 domain-containing protein; protein product: MEIWKDIQKYEGKYKISNLGRVKSLSRNIKPTAPKQTHKTCKERILKTCIGSHGYYHVSLEGRKHCIHKLVATAFIENPNKYNCINHKDGNKLNNTIENLEWCDHKINNNHAFNKRLIKSSVRIKASFYLDGTIMIFRSKTKAREYLKMSEKELNEGLKKGEKSGIKLELLE
- a CDS encoding YopX family protein, producing the protein MSREIKFRAWLKEENKMVNVETMDFTDKSMQYLEKNEIIDAYLLRRMIFEDVELMQYTGQKDEYKKEIYEGDVIIDCSEDGDYYLKLIGFGYDEKEYSSIIKGFKVVKGIQLDLYFEENKFQGKHAYLLEKYKIKIDNECIHFQVIGNQHENVELLELLEE